A part of Aegilops tauschii subsp. strangulata cultivar AL8/78 chromosome 2, Aet v6.0, whole genome shotgun sequence genomic DNA contains:
- the LOC141042041 gene encoding ethylene-responsive transcription factor ERF073-like, translating into MPSRRRETWGYRRVRARPSGGFSAEIWFHGMRLGLGNFDTANEATRAYDTAAWRLWWPHRTLNFPNMPTRGRAQELAPLPRLIIDEDHRDNRRREHCLGIEEMDEEAMALWRERFPQDIINEHEFYEQRRAEQAASREDKRR; encoded by the coding sequence atgccatcgcgtcgccgggaaacttggggataccgccgcgtccgtgcgcgcccctccggcggcttctccgccgagatttGGTTCcacgggatgcgcctcggcctcggcaatttcgacaccgccaacgaggccacccgcgcgtacgacacggcggcgtggcgcctttggtggcctcatagaacattgaacttccccaacatGCCGACGCGGGGgcgggcacaggagctcgcgcctctgccgcggcttatcatCGACGAGGATcatcgcgacaaccggaggcgggagcactgTCTCGGCATTGaagagatggacgaggaagccatggcacTGTGGCGTgaacgcttcccgcaggacatcatcaatgAGCACGAGTTCTAcgagcaaaggagggcggagcAAGCCGCCtctcgcgaggacaagcgtaggtga